A genome region from Trichoderma asperellum chromosome 7, complete sequence includes the following:
- a CDS encoding uncharacterized protein (TransMembrane:1 (i12-30o)) has translation MLLPHSLIRRRLRFLLLSALAGVITVWVLTNGQQQEESPRFDAELVEHKYPLVWSHIHTFDGFGGAWFIPPSWVADDHEPPRDIVEAAVLASKAALSVRERQLSFSNIPLLMHQTGASSKVDTWKAEIIPWVQQWLGYAVSPNNTAPMAYFFWDDEGIDLFMEKYEKDFIHDFYAIFTPVERADIFRVLVCQHLGGVYADIDTEPLRHPANWLDPSDLSRWVDDITGKSYGLKNPEAEANGTQPVNLIWGLEADTDPNSNAYWRMGYTYPVQLTQWALASAPDHPALKQFMENLRDEVRLEKEATSYDPNRVDPLTRTGPAAVTLATLMWLENDIGFRWNALTGLKDGGRSKLVEDALILPITGFSPGRGGYGNMGSKPITHHDARLVHHALGSWRKFDLLVEYGKFCRTVFGLCKDWSKVPATHSRVTL, from the exons ATGCTGCTCCCGCATAGTCTAATCCGCCGTCGGCTGCGGTTCCTCCTGTTATCTGCCCTGGCCGGTGTGATAACGGTTTGGGTGCTCACAaacggccagcagcaggaagAAAGTCCGAGGTTTGATGCCGAGCTGGTAGAACATAAGTATCCTCTGGTATGGAGTCACATCCATACGTTCGACGGCTTCGGAGGAG CATGGTTCATTCCTCCGAGCTGGGTCGCAGACGACCATGAGCCGCCGCGAGATATTGTCGAAGCCGCTGTCCTTGCGTCCAAGGCAGCCCTCTCCGTGCGCGAGCGGCAGCTTTCATTTTCCAACATTCCTCTGCTGATGCATCAGACCGGAGCCTCGTCCAAGGTCGACACATGGAAGGCTGAAATTATTCCGTGGGTCCAGCAATGGCTTGGATATGCTGTATCTCCAAACAATACCGCTCCCATGGCCTATTTCTTCTGGGATGACGAAGGAATCGACCTGTTTATGGAGAAGTATGAAAAGGATTTCATCCACGACTTTTACGCAATCTTCACTCCCGTCGAGAGGGCAGACATTTTTCGTGTTCTAGTGTGCCAACACCTTGGGGGCGTT TATGCCGATATCGATACAGAGCCCTTGCGACACCCTGCCAATTGGCTGGATCCGTCAGATCTCTCAAGATGGGTTGATGATATCACTGGCAAGAGCTACGGGCTCAAGAACCCCGAGGCTGAGGCAAATGGCACGCAGCCAGTTAACCTTATCTGGGGGCTTGAGGCTGATACAGATCCAAATTCAAATGCGTACTGGCGAATGGGATACACTTATCCCGTCCAACTTACCCAGTGGGCGTTGGCGTCCGCCCCTGACCACCCGGCCCTGAAGCAGTTCATGGAGAATCTTCGCGACGAGGTGCGCCTGGAAAAGGAAGCAACCTCATATGATCCCAACAGAGTTGATCCTCTTACTCGAACTGGGCCTGCTGCTGTTACACTAGCCACGCTAATGTGGCTGGAGAACGACATTGGCTTCAGATGGAACGCCTTGACAGGGTTAAAAGACGGAGGGAGATCAAAATTAGTGGAAGATGCTTTAATCCTGCCCATAACAGGCTTCAG CCCTGGTCGCGGAGGCTACGGAAACATGGGCTCTAAACCTATTACGCATCACGATGCTCGACTCGTTCATCATGCCTTGGGCTCATGGAGAAAATTCGATCTGCTAGTCGAATACGGCAAGTTTTGCCGGACCGTATTCGGCTTATGCAAAGACTGGTCCAAAGTCCCGGCAACGCATTCTCGAGTCAcattataa
- a CDS encoding uncharacterized protein (EggNog:ENOG41~CAZy:GT32~TransMembrane:2 (i21-40o303-319i)), with amino-acid sequence MIKDRALGLFGDNVERRARTFFWLTIVSFASAVFLFRHLLYTSWTLAALPVYWPMHRDSFILSQERDNFDITFSNYSKTQVSAAPYEDVVPPILHHIALGKHSTNWRTEWKETVQSCVDMHPGWEANIWTDDKASKFVEEKFPDLKEMWDSYTYPVERIDALRYMLLYEYGGVVLDMDLKCTRALGPLRRFDFVAPEAHPVGFSVGFMMSSRRNQFIGDVVSNLATYNKHWLGLPYATVMFSTGCHYASVIHAFESDRSDLKILPGPLHSLNGRVTTPIFEHLGSSSWHSYDARFITSLGRRLHQIVFFCVGVVLALFVRRRLMLRRVWWNFKGDRSFV; translated from the coding sequence ATGATTAAGGATCGTGCCTTAGGGCTTTTTGGCGATAATGTTGAAAGAAGAGCCCGGACTTTCTTCTGGTTAACGATTGTGAGCTTCGCGTCGGCCGTCTTTCTCTTCCGCCATCTTCTCTACACATCATGGACGCTGGCCGCCCTTCCTGTCTACTGGCCTATGCATCGCGACAGTTTCATCCTCTcacaagagagagacaacTTCGACATCACATTTTCCAACTATAGCAAAACTCAAGTCTCAGCCGCCCCTTACGAAGATGTCGTGCCACCCATCCTACATCACATCGCCCTCGGCAAACACAGCACAAACTGGAGGACCGAATGGAAGGAGACGGTCCAGAGCTGCGTCGACATGCACCCAGGCTGGGAGGCAAACATCTGGACAGACGACAAAGCCTCCAAGTTTGTCGAGGAGAAGTTCCCCGACCTCAAGGAGATGTGGGATAGTTACACCTACCCCGTTGAGCGAATTGACGCTCTGCGCTACATGCTTCTCTATGAATACGGCGGCGTAGTCCTCGACATGGACCTCAAGTGCACGCGCGCTCTGGGCCCTCTGCGACGATTCGACTTTGTGGCCCCCGAAGCTCATCCTGTCGGCTTCTCCGTCGGCTTCATGATGTCCAGCAGACGCAACCAATTCATCGGCGACGTCGTCAGCAACCTCGCTACCTACAACAAACACTGGCTGGGCCTCCCTTACGCGACTGTCATGTTCAGCACGGGCTGCCACTACGCCTCGGTTATCCACGCCTTTGAGTCGGATCGCAGCGATCTAAAGATCCTCCCTGGACCGTTGCACAGCCTCAATGGTCGCGTAACAACGCCCATCTTTGAGCACCTCGGCAGCTCATCATGGCATTCATACGATGCCCGCTTTATTACATCGCTAGGCCGACGGTTACACCAgatcgtcttcttctgcgtCGGCGTTGTGCTCGCACTGTTTGTGCGGAGAAGACTGATGCTGCGGAGAGTATGGTGGAACTTCAAGGGCGATCGGTCATTTGTATAA
- a CDS encoding uncharacterized protein (TransMembrane:1 (i26-49o)) — MARKIRDSTIFKACHWFVGTRSRRRALLRVAVVILIIPLVLQWLLAYVVGRDARLLPPELLQAKNVLIVTAHPDDECLFFSPTILGILDRNRAINGGLLVMSTGNNYGLGETRKQELKGSCSALRINPSRCEALDHPSLQDNPKVWWDTELIKSKVKEYVEKWEVDAIITFDEGGVSGHINHRAVSAAVSEYVVGDEKAPPAYKLVTTAVLRKYTFLFDLPLTALSFSWRIITAVFYPSEKASPEVSSKALIANTWHRYQRTRNAFASHDSQYSWDRHLYMILSRYVWFNDLKRIPAKGMAS; from the exons ATGGCTCGCAAAATCCGCGATTCTACCATCTTCAAGGCCTGCCATTGGTTTGTCGGGACGCGAAGCCGGCGTCGTGCCTTGCTTCGGGTAGCTGTTGTTATCCTTATCATCCCTCTGGTCTTACAGTGGCTGCTCGCCTATGTCGTCGGTAGGGATGCGCGACTGCTGCcgccagagctgctgcaggccaaGAATGTGTTGATTGTTACGGCCCATCCTGATGACGAGTGCCTGTTTTTCTCGCCTACCATTCTGGGCATCCTTGACAGGAACCGGGCCATCAATGGCGGTTTGCTAGTTATGTCAACCG GAAACAATTATGGCCTGGGCGAGACGCGCAAGCAAGAGCTAAAGGGCTCGTGCAGTGCTCTACGCATCAATCCATCGAGATGCGAGGCATTAGACCATCCTAGCCTTCAGGATAACCCCAAGGTGTGGTGGGATACCGAATTGATCAAGTCCAAAGTAAAGGAATATGTCGAGAAGTGGGAGGTTGACGCC ATCATCACCTTTGACGAGGGCGGTGTGTCTGGACACATCAACCATCGCGCCGTGAGCGCAGCCGTGAG TGAGTACGTGGTGGGTGATGAAAAGGCCCCGCCAGCATACAAGCTTGTCACCACGGCAGTTCTCAGGAAATACACTTTCCTGTTCGACTTGCCGTTGACGGCACTGTCTTTCTCATGGAGAATCATCACTGCCGTCTTTTACCCGTCTGAAAAAGCAAGCCCCGAGGTTAGCTCCAAGGCGCTAATAGCCAACACCTGGCACCGGTATCAGAGGACGCGTAATGCCTTTGCAAGCCATGACAGCCAGTATTCGTGGGATCGCCACTTGTACATGATTCTCAGTCGATATGTGTGGTTCAACGATCTCAAGAGGATACCAGCCAAGGGAATGGCATCTTAA
- a CDS encoding uncharacterized protein (EggNog:ENOG41), whose amino-acid sequence MSSDYASMRHTRVYLQQRKMVAMYNGCRVIVYIFVDNFPKSLSLGEKYLFILKVAEDFKLDGYTIEDFYDWAAEPLLPIFCQLGTLPDLSKSLKGLLFLESHSLTLRANGESLIAIPYYDKVEEFDDPIVNLYRDPEADTIARWILTKKIEDTFTLLYYAGIV is encoded by the exons ATGAGCTCCGACTATGCCAGTATGCGACATACTCGAGTTTACCTTCAGCAGCGAAAAATGGTGGCCATGTACAATGGCTGTCGTGTCATTGTTTATATCTTTGTGGATAACTTCCCGAAATCGCTATCATTGGGGGAGAAATATCTATTCATCTTAAAAGTTGCAGAAGATTTCAAGCTAGACGGATACACCATCGAAGATTTCTATGACTGGGCTGCAGAACCACTTCTCCCCATTTTCTGTCAATTAGGTACTCTACCAGATCTTTCCAAGAGTTTGAAAgggctccttttccttgaATCTCACTCTTTGACATTGCGAGCTAATGGAGAATCACTTATTGCTATCCCATATTACGACAAAGTTGAAGAGTTTGATGATCCGAT CGTTAACTTGTACCGTGACCCGGAGGCAGACACGATTGCCCGATGGATTTTGACCAAGAAGATTGAGGATACTTTTACACTATTGTATTACGCAGGGATCGTTTAG